The following are encoded together in the Adhaeribacter arboris genome:
- a CDS encoding efflux RND transporter permease subunit codes for MDLIRSALRKPITVMVMVAGLFFFGINAIRNIKIDIFPDLNLPVIYISHPFGGYTPTQMEAYFGKQYVNLMLYVAGVKSIETRNIQGLTLMKLTFYEGTNMAQAAAEVTAFTNRGQALFPPGSQPPFIMRFDASTLPVGQLVLSSPIRSNNELQDMANTYIRASFTSIPGLVTPAPFGGNVRSIVIKVDPQLLRSHNLTADQVVLAMRENNQNSPAGNVRIGNYNYLTPTNTSIKRVQDFENIPIYKGAIHNVFLRDVATIEDAADVTTSYALVNGKRSVYLAITKSADASTWEVVQNLKKALPRFQNQLPPDVKLSYEFDQSVYVINSVKSLITEGAIGAVLTGLMVLLFLGDRRGALIVILTIPTSIIAGVLFLHLFHQTINIMTLSGLSLAIGILVDESTVTIENIHQHLDMGKPKALAIWDACQEIAFPKLLILFCILAVFAPAFTMKGIPGALFLPLALAIGFSMITSYLLAQTFVPIMANWLMKDPHKTNHALTTVAGSSKSVPGGEEDTWDQKKVLLEPSKDGKLDRFEKFRLHFLHWIERMLPYRKVIVLAYVFLAIGISAFLLTIIGRDILPKVNSGQFQVRLRAPDGTRIERTEAKLVKTLGVLENLVGKENIDITSAFVGQHPGQYSTAPIYLFMSGPQEAVLQVNLSEDYHVDMDELKERFRRQIKATMPEMQLSFEPIELTDKILSQGSPTPIEVRISGKNKKLNEEYALKITRKLKGIAYLRDVQIGQAIKYPTLNINIDRNRASALGLSISDISRSLVASTSSSRFIEKNVWVDEKANQTYSVQVEVPEYNMASINDIREIPLMSNRSRPVLSDVADIEPATSYGENDNLGALPVISVTANLNQTDLGTASSDVAAAIQTLGELPRGLTIELKGLSQTLNETLDSLQSGLLVAIIVIFLMLAANFQSFKVSLVVLSTVPAVILGSLLLLLLTGSTLNLQSYMGMIMSVGVSVSNAVLLVTNAEHLRRHNGDAVESAKEAAALRLRPILMTSLAMVAGMIPMASGLGEGGDQASPLGRAVIGGLIASTLAALLILPLVFAWIQGNSSTQSVSLDPEDKESKYYIPSLHES; via the coding sequence ATGGATTTAATTAGGAGTGCGCTGAGAAAACCCATTACTGTAATGGTAATGGTGGCCGGGCTGTTTTTCTTTGGTATTAATGCTATCCGCAACATTAAAATAGATATTTTTCCGGACCTGAATCTGCCGGTAATTTATATTTCGCACCCTTTTGGAGGTTATACCCCGACCCAGATGGAAGCTTACTTCGGTAAACAGTATGTAAATTTAATGTTGTATGTAGCCGGGGTAAAAAGTATCGAAACCCGTAATATTCAAGGCTTAACGCTCATGAAACTGACCTTTTACGAGGGCACGAACATGGCTCAGGCAGCCGCAGAAGTTACTGCTTTCACCAACCGGGGACAAGCTCTTTTCCCGCCCGGGTCGCAACCGCCGTTTATTATGCGTTTCGATGCCTCTACTTTGCCGGTGGGGCAACTGGTTTTAAGCAGCCCCATCCGCTCGAACAACGAGCTGCAGGATATGGCCAATACGTATATACGCGCCTCGTTTACCTCTATCCCGGGTTTGGTAACGCCCGCGCCGTTCGGGGGAAACGTACGTTCTATTGTGATTAAAGTAGACCCCCAACTTCTTCGCTCTCATAATTTAACCGCCGACCAGGTAGTGTTAGCGATGCGCGAAAATAACCAGAACTCGCCGGCGGGAAATGTTCGGATTGGGAATTATAATTATTTAACTCCTACCAATACTTCCATTAAACGGGTGCAGGATTTCGAAAATATACCCATTTATAAAGGCGCTATCCATAACGTATTTTTGCGCGATGTGGCTACCATAGAAGATGCCGCGGATGTTACCACTAGTTATGCCTTGGTAAATGGAAAACGTTCGGTTTACCTGGCTATCACCAAGTCGGCGGATGCCTCTACCTGGGAGGTCGTGCAAAATCTGAAAAAAGCTTTACCCCGCTTCCAGAACCAATTGCCACCCGACGTAAAACTTTCTTATGAGTTCGATCAATCGGTTTACGTGATTAATTCGGTGAAGAGTTTAATTACCGAAGGAGCTATTGGCGCGGTGTTAACCGGACTCATGGTATTACTTTTCCTGGGCGATAGGAGAGGAGCCTTGATTGTAATCCTTACTATACCTACTTCCATTATTGCCGGGGTATTGTTTCTGCATCTTTTCCATCAAACCATTAATATCATGACTCTGAGCGGCTTGTCGCTAGCCATTGGTATTCTGGTAGATGAATCGACGGTTACCATTGAAAATATCCACCAGCACCTGGACATGGGAAAACCGAAAGCCTTGGCAATCTGGGATGCCTGCCAGGAGATTGCGTTTCCTAAATTATTGATTCTGTTTTGCATTCTCGCGGTATTTGCCCCGGCATTCACCATGAAAGGCATACCCGGCGCTTTATTTTTGCCGCTGGCCTTAGCTATTGGTTTTTCCATGATTACCTCGTACCTGTTGGCGCAAACCTTTGTGCCCATTATGGCTAACTGGCTGATGAAAGATCCGCATAAAACCAATCATGCTTTAACCACAGTGGCCGGAAGTAGTAAATCCGTTCCGGGGGGAGAGGAAGATACCTGGGATCAGAAAAAAGTTTTGTTAGAACCTAGTAAAGACGGTAAACTGGATCGATTTGAAAAATTTCGGTTACATTTTCTGCACTGGATAGAACGTATGTTGCCCTACCGGAAAGTAATTGTGCTGGCCTACGTTTTCCTAGCCATTGGCATCTCGGCTTTCTTACTAACTATTATTGGCCGGGATATTTTACCGAAGGTTAACAGCGGGCAGTTCCAGGTACGGTTGCGAGCCCCCGATGGCACCCGCATTGAGCGCACCGAAGCTAAATTAGTAAAAACCTTAGGCGTACTCGAAAACCTGGTGGGCAAAGAAAATATTGATATTACCTCAGCTTTTGTGGGGCAGCACCCCGGACAATATTCTACCGCTCCCATTTATTTGTTTATGAGCGGGCCCCAGGAAGCGGTATTACAGGTAAATCTAAGCGAAGACTACCACGTAGATATGGATGAGCTGAAAGAAAGATTCCGGCGGCAAATAAAAGCTACCATGCCGGAAATGCAATTATCTTTTGAACCCATTGAATTAACGGATAAAATTTTAAGTCAGGGTTCCCCGACACCTATTGAAGTCAGGATTTCGGGTAAGAATAAAAAGTTAAATGAAGAATACGCGCTCAAAATAACGCGTAAACTAAAGGGAATAGCTTATTTACGCGACGTGCAAATTGGGCAAGCCATTAAGTATCCAACTTTAAATATTAACATCGACCGGAACCGGGCCTCAGCTTTAGGGTTGAGTATTTCGGATATTTCCCGTTCCCTGGTCGCATCTACGTCGTCTTCCCGGTTTATTGAGAAAAATGTGTGGGTGGATGAAAAAGCAAACCAGACGTACAGCGTGCAGGTAGAAGTGCCGGAATACAACATGGCCAGTATCAATGATATCCGGGAAATTCCGCTCATGAGTAACCGGTCCCGCCCGGTTTTAAGTGATGTCGCCGATATTGAACCGGCTACCTCTTACGGCGAAAACGATAATTTGGGAGCTTTGCCGGTAATTTCGGTAACGGCTAATTTAAATCAAACCGATCTGGGTACTGCTTCCTCGGATGTGGCAGCGGCCATTCAAACATTGGGCGAATTACCCCGGGGCTTAACCATTGAATTAAAAGGTTTAAGCCAAACTTTAAACGAAACACTGGATAGCCTGCAGTCTGGTTTATTAGTGGCTATTATCGTTATTTTCCTGATGTTGGCGGCTAATTTTCAATCGTTTAAAGTTTCGTTAGTGGTTTTATCTACGGTGCCGGCGGTAATTTTAGGTTCTTTGCTGTTGCTGCTCTTAACCGGCTCTACGCTTAACTTACAATCGTACATGGGCATGATTATGTCGGTGGGAGTATCGGTGTCTAACGCGGTGCTGCTCGTAACCAATGCCGAACATTTACGGCGTCATAACGGCGATGCGGTAGAGTCGGCGAAAGAAGCGGCGGCTCTGCGGCTACGTCCAATTCTAATGACCAGTTTGGCTATGGTAGCGGGTATGATTCCGATGGCTTCGGGTTTAGGCGAAGGTGGGGATCAGGCTTCTCCTTTGGGGCGGGCGGTAATTGGCGGGTTAATTGCCTCCACCTTGGCGGCCTTGCTTATTTTACCCCTGGTTTTTGCCTGGATTCAAGGGAATTCCAGCACCCAATCGGTATCCTTAGATCCGGAAGATAAAGAGAGTAAATATTATATTCCTTCCTTGCATGAGAGTTAA
- a CDS encoding efflux RND transporter periplasmic adaptor subunit, whose amino-acid sequence MRVNFLKNSHITGKLLLGGGVVLMSHLFACHSTNSKAEEKPEVVATPAIETIPLKKGKIASAMQIPGELVPYQQVDLYAKENSYVRKILVDVGSEVKQGQLLVSLEAPELNSRLTETQSRLQSQEALYTASKANYDRLLETSKTPGTISPNDLDQALARKNSDLAQLEAARAAYQSVVATRNYLEIRAPFNGVITERNVSPGAYVGPSGKGSEFPLLVLQEEKKLRLVVAVPEMYTGLLNPQDEVTFTVKSLPNEEFKAKVKRMAGALDSRLRAERLEMDVVNNKRKLLPGMYAEVNIPLPAKDSTFVVPASAVVSSTEKIFVIKVEHNKARWVEVQKGRAAEEIVEIYGKLNTGDQLVAVASDEIRDGSVLNNVKMAKAGQ is encoded by the coding sequence ATGAGAGTTAATTTTTTAAAGAATAGCCATATAACTGGTAAGTTACTTTTAGGCGGTGGAGTAGTTCTGATGTCGCATTTATTTGCGTGTCATTCCACGAACAGTAAGGCCGAAGAAAAGCCGGAAGTTGTAGCCACGCCCGCCATCGAGACCATCCCGCTAAAAAAAGGAAAAATTGCTTCGGCGATGCAAATACCCGGCGAATTAGTGCCCTACCAGCAGGTAGATTTATATGCCAAGGAGAATAGTTACGTGCGCAAAATTTTGGTAGACGTGGGTTCGGAAGTAAAGCAAGGGCAGTTGCTCGTAAGCCTGGAAGCTCCCGAATTAAATTCCCGCCTAACCGAAACGCAATCGAGGTTACAATCGCAGGAAGCTTTGTATACCGCCAGTAAAGCTAACTATGACCGCTTATTGGAAACCAGTAAAACGCCCGGTACTATTTCGCCAAACGATCTGGACCAAGCCCTCGCCCGAAAAAATTCCGATTTAGCCCAACTGGAAGCAGCCCGGGCGGCTTACCAGTCCGTGGTAGCTACCCGCAATTATTTAGAAATAAGAGCGCCATTTAACGGGGTAATTACCGAGCGCAACGTGAGTCCCGGGGCTTACGTTGGGCCGTCGGGTAAAGGTTCTGAGTTTCCGTTGCTGGTTTTGCAGGAAGAGAAAAAGCTGCGCTTAGTAGTAGCGGTACCGGAAATGTATACCGGCTTGTTAAACCCCCAGGACGAAGTAACTTTCACCGTAAAATCGCTGCCCAACGAAGAATTTAAAGCGAAGGTAAAACGCATGGCCGGCGCCCTGGATTCTAGGTTACGGGCGGAACGCCTGGAAATGGATGTGGTAAATAATAAGCGTAAACTTTTACCCGGTATGTACGCGGAGGTGAATATACCTTTACCCGCCAAAGACAGCACTTTTGTGGTACCTGCCAGCGCCGTGGTTTCTTCTACCGAGAAAATATTTGTTATTAAAGTAGAGCACAACAAAGCGCGGTGGGTAGAAGTACAAAAAGGTCGCGCCGCCGAGGAAATAGTGGAGATTTACGGTAAATTAAATACGGGCGATCAGTTAGTAGCCGTGGCAAGCGACGAAATCCGCGATGGTTCGGTGCTCAATAATGTTAAAATGGCAAAAGCAGGGCAATAA
- a CDS encoding tyrosine-type recombinase/integrase, with the protein MALFPTLYLNPLEHQGKTFIKFWHKPQPAVRQRLQAAPWIKYSQTYKCFVMPHTPTAIAQTYSHFAGVATVSTRYLYRPKRLRPSEETTVLAVVPAAEPLAKVADLTVVRLIPLLHQGKTCIRLSYPYHPEITKRLKQNPICQWLAESQCFVVKVNPEHLHRLLDELAGIAQLWLCQTLQVKEVSLLKRLWEQSYQQPALFISCPLPYLEQLFLLNYSPNTIRTYHSLLLRFLNGHAAKGLEQINSFTEQQINQYHRGMVQSKQYSCSLINQSINAVKFYYHRVVGRPEVNLNQVERPEKPEKLPGVLSKAEVAQILAATDNLKHRCMLQLLYAGGLRISEVIHLKITDVQSQRNLLLIRGGKGKKDRTTLLSQKLLQSLREYYKVYRPQIWLFEGQFGGQYTTDSLRHVFNACVQKAAIKTKATPHTLRHSFATHLLESGTDLRYIQALLGHRNSKTTEIYTHITTHALEKIQSPLDSL; encoded by the coding sequence GTGGCTCTTTTTCCTACTTTGTATTTAAATCCTCTGGAACATCAGGGGAAAACCTTTATTAAGTTCTGGCATAAACCCCAGCCTGCCGTGCGCCAGCGCTTACAAGCCGCGCCCTGGATTAAATACAGTCAGACGTATAAGTGCTTCGTTATGCCGCACACTCCTACGGCCATTGCGCAGACGTATAGCCATTTTGCCGGGGTAGCAACCGTGAGTACCCGCTACCTCTACCGGCCTAAACGCCTGCGGCCCAGCGAAGAAACAACTGTTCTGGCAGTTGTTCCTGCTGCCGAGCCGCTGGCCAAAGTAGCTGATTTAACGGTCGTTCGTTTAATTCCGCTGCTTCATCAAGGAAAAACCTGTATCCGGCTGAGTTACCCTTATCATCCGGAAATTACAAAGCGTCTGAAACAAAATCCCATTTGTCAGTGGCTGGCCGAGAGCCAATGTTTTGTGGTTAAAGTAAATCCGGAGCACCTGCACCGGCTATTGGATGAACTGGCCGGAATAGCCCAGCTTTGGCTCTGTCAGACGCTGCAAGTAAAAGAAGTTTCTTTGCTGAAAAGGCTTTGGGAGCAAAGCTACCAGCAACCAGCTCTCTTTATTTCCTGTCCTTTGCCTTACCTGGAGCAGCTCTTTCTCTTAAACTATAGTCCCAACACCATCCGCACGTATCATTCATTATTACTGCGGTTCCTGAACGGGCATGCCGCGAAGGGCTTGGAACAGATCAACTCTTTTACCGAACAACAGATTAATCAATATCACCGGGGTATGGTGCAAAGCAAGCAGTACTCCTGTTCACTTATCAACCAAAGTATTAATGCCGTGAAATTTTACTACCACCGGGTAGTCGGCCGCCCGGAAGTAAACCTGAATCAGGTAGAACGGCCGGAAAAACCCGAGAAGTTGCCCGGTGTGCTCAGTAAAGCGGAAGTAGCCCAGATTCTGGCAGCGACCGATAATTTAAAACATCGTTGTATGTTGCAGCTCTTGTACGCGGGAGGACTTCGGATTAGTGAAGTGATTCACTTGAAAATCACCGATGTACAATCCCAAAGGAATTTGTTGCTCATTCGGGGAGGCAAGGGTAAGAAAGACCGTACCACCCTGCTTTCGCAAAAATTGTTACAAAGCCTAAGGGAGTATTACAAGGTGTACCGGCCCCAAATTTGGTTATTTGAAGGGCAGTTTGGCGGGCAGTACACGACCGATAGCCTCCGGCATGTTTTTAATGCCTGCGTGCAGAAAGCTGCCATTAAGACTAAAGCGACACCGCACACCTTGCGGCATAGCTTTGCGACCCATTTACTCGAATCAGGCACCGATTTACGCTACATTCAAGCTTTGTTGGGGCACCGTAACAGCAAAACCACGGAAATCTATACCCATATTACCACCCATGCGCTGGAAAAAATTCAGAGTCCGTTGGATAGTTTATAA
- a CDS encoding DUF2116 family Zn-ribbon domain-containing protein, producing the protein MEPKAAACLVCGQAIKGRSDKKYCSDQCRSQDNNQKRRKNGAEQLLQEINRALRQNRNILKKASPWGKTTTRVDFLVQQGFDMRYFTHQYRTQKGHTYLFCYDYGYLLLPEEKILIVNGQPYMQPPGG; encoded by the coding sequence ATGGAACCAAAAGCGGCCGCTTGTCTGGTATGTGGGCAAGCTATCAAAGGAAGAAGTGATAAGAAGTACTGCTCGGACCAGTGCCGTTCGCAAGACAATAACCAAAAGCGGAGAAAGAATGGAGCCGAGCAGCTACTCCAGGAAATAAACCGCGCGTTGCGCCAGAACCGCAACATTCTCAAGAAAGCAAGTCCCTGGGGAAAGACAACGACCCGGGTAGACTTTCTGGTACAGCAAGGATTTGATATGCGGTACTTCACCCATCAGTACCGGACCCAGAAGGGGCATACTTACCTGTTCTGTTATGATTACGGTTATTTGCTGCTGCCCGAGGAGAAAATACTTATTGTGAATGGGCAACCATACATGCAACCGCCCGGAGGCTGA
- a CDS encoding DUF3298 and DUF4163 domain-containing protein, with protein MKLLYQFIFLLMLYGCSQPHQEKRDVSNDKKSAVGFSGLTEFAVDSSSTFDKNRNTQISIEIPVSGIQELDEQIKAEIDKQKVEFIKSIDELIKEDRDILTTVNSDFSVDLISAYNDKNLISYCFIISYYHGGAAHPMTMYNSFNFDKKEKKLISFTDYFNVKTQNDSIWFLTIINKAIDIDNVKATSLNEIDFNIEKDTISFNFDDYEIASYAEGIIQGRIKKSVLSEKIKNNYR; from the coding sequence ATGAAATTGCTCTATCAATTTATTTTCTTGTTGATGCTTTATGGTTGCAGCCAACCACATCAAGAAAAAAGAGATGTATCCAATGATAAAAAATCAGCGGTTGGATTTTCTGGACTCACTGAATTTGCGGTTGATAGCTCTAGCACTTTTGACAAGAATAGAAATACACAAATTTCAATAGAAATACCTGTTTCTGGAATTCAAGAATTAGACGAACAAATAAAAGCTGAGATAGATAAACAGAAAGTTGAGTTCATCAAAAGCATAGACGAGCTGATTAAAGAAGACCGCGATATTTTAACTACGGTTAATAGCGACTTTTCCGTTGACCTCATTTCTGCTTACAATGACAAGAATCTAATAAGTTACTGTTTTATCATTTCCTATTATCATGGAGGAGCGGCTCATCCTATGACAATGTATAACTCTTTTAACTTTGACAAAAAAGAAAAGAAACTGATAAGCTTTACCGATTATTTTAATGTGAAAACTCAAAATGATAGTATATGGTTTTTGACAATTATTAACAAAGCAATTGACATAGATAATGTAAAGGCTACATCATTAAATGAGATTGATTTTAATATAGAGAAAGATACTATCTCTTTCAATTTTGATGACTATGAAATAGCCAGTTATGCAGAAGGAATCATTCAAGGCAGAATTAAGAAGTCGGTGTTATCAGAAAAAATTAAAAATAACTATCGCTAA